Proteins encoded by one window of Synechococcales cyanobacterium T60_A2020_003:
- a CDS encoding ABC transporter ATP-binding protein has translation ISLDLSEGDILALLGPSGCGKTTLLRLIAGFEEPDTGTVTIAQCCVAGDGAWVAPERRGVGMVFQDYALFPHLTVAQNVAFGLSQGDRHARTMAKTIQDVLSLVGLQGLENRYPHELSGGQQQRVALARALAPQPFLVLLDEPLSNLDVQVRVKLRQELRDILKAAGTTAVFVTHDQEEALSIADRVGVMRAGRLEQIDTPEQVYQNPQSRFVAEFVTQANFVIAKRQAEGWQTEIGLFTLDQVVVDGTESAEAIALMIRQEDIMLTPDERSLLIVCDRQFLGREQRYSVQTPEGHVLIARTPASVSLPTGTAVNVSVNQAKLQGFAVRM, from the coding sequence TATCAGTCTAGACTTGAGCGAAGGAGATATTTTAGCGTTACTGGGGCCATCGGGGTGCGGGAAAACAACCTTGCTGCGCCTGATTGCCGGATTTGAAGAACCCGATACCGGAACCGTTACGATCGCCCAATGCTGTGTCGCGGGGGATGGAGCCTGGGTAGCACCCGAGCGGCGCGGCGTTGGCATGGTGTTTCAGGACTACGCCTTGTTTCCCCATTTGACGGTGGCGCAAAATGTGGCTTTTGGACTGTCTCAAGGCGATCGCCATGCCCGAACCATGGCAAAGACGATCCAGGATGTGCTATCCCTCGTGGGTCTGCAGGGGCTCGAAAATCGTTATCCCCACGAGTTATCTGGGGGGCAACAGCAGCGGGTAGCTTTAGCGCGTGCCCTTGCCCCCCAGCCGTTTTTGGTGCTGCTGGATGAGCCACTCAGTAATTTAGATGTGCAGGTGCGCGTTAAGTTGCGCCAAGAACTGCGCGATATTCTCAAAGCGGCAGGCACGACGGCGGTTTTTGTGACCCACGATCAGGAAGAGGCTCTGTCTATTGCCGATCGGGTGGGGGTCATGCGGGCAGGACGATTAGAACAGATCGACACACCGGAACAAGTTTATCAAAATCCCCAATCACGCTTTGTAGCGGAGTTTGTGACCCAAGCCAACTTTGTCATCGCGAAACGGCAAGCGGAGGGATGGCAGACGGAGATTGGCCTGTTTACCCTAGATCAAGTTGTGGTCGATGGTACAGAGAGTGCAGAGGCGATCGCCCTTATGATTCGCCAAGAGGATATTATGCTGACGCCAGATGAACGGAGTCTACTCATAGTATGCGATCGCCAGTTCTTGGGCCGAGAACAGCGCTACAGCGTTCAAACGCCCGAAGGTCACGTTTTGATTGCGCGAACTCCGGCCTCGGTCAGTTTGCCAACGGGAACGGCCGTGAACGTTAGCGTCAACCAGGCGAAACTTCAGGGGTTTGCAGTGCGAATGTGA
- a CDS encoding SH3 domain-containing protein: protein MADEDEKGKATVSSLGEGCLTLIAVYVGAVVVALVITQFQRHDPSKAWRTPQTTVRQDEPAVIQGDDPSDPGAYFSPVPSATIDPPTPDVTASFPPSVVAPEMQPSVPAPAGTGVLRTQDENSSVNVRAFPNLSAEIVHVGYGGDAVNILNQSIDSEGNTWYYVEFADGSATGWVHGDYLQPTMAEPNSYPSPEGELPSVDQNPVVSTQ from the coding sequence ATGGCAGACGAGGACGAAAAGGGTAAAGCTACAGTTTCATCCCTAGGGGAAGGATGCTTAACGCTGATTGCCGTATACGTTGGTGCGGTGGTTGTGGCATTGGTTATCACTCAGTTTCAGCGTCATGATCCATCCAAAGCTTGGCGCACACCGCAAACAACCGTGCGCCAGGACGAGCCTGCTGTCATTCAAGGTGATGATCCGAGTGATCCGGGAGCCTACTTCAGCCCCGTTCCTTCTGCCACCATAGATCCCCCGACTCCCGATGTCACAGCGTCATTTCCCCCTTCGGTTGTCGCCCCAGAGATGCAGCCAAGTGTGCCAGCACCTGCAGGCACAGGGGTACTCAGAACTCAAGATGAAAACTCATCCGTCAACGTTCGAGCATTCCCTAATCTTTCGGCTGAGATTGTGCATGTGGGCTATGGGGGAGATGCGGTCAATATTCTCAATCAATCTATCGATAGCGAAGGGAATACCTGGTATTACGTAGAGTTTGCCGATGGAAGTGCAACGGGCTGGGTACATGGTGACTATCTCCAACCCACAATGGCTGAGCCTAACT